The DNA window aaattatatgatattatttttaaacaactaACCATGTTCAAatttcaatcaatttttttttaactcatattatttaaataattaatagttaaaatattaaaatgacttatttttttACTGTATCCATTTaccttattaataaaatatgttgattgttaggatctaggtagccgttggaggaccgggggttggaccggttagcggttcttactcgtaaggtggtggttaatccggttagagattaacaccggggtttcaatactacacaacctgtcacaaacccttgaactaggttcaagcgcggaagaggtttgctttcaggttgaagcagcacacttgtttgatggacaaggccggttttggatgatggagatttgagaATGGTGAGTCGATTTCGGTAATCtgaaattcggtatggttagtatagagtaggtttagagcggtgtagttaagttagtcggttagacaatggagccggaagaaagtaaataacaagacagattttatggatgttcggagataaagctcctacgtcaccccttcctctcgaaaccgcgagaaggatattcactaaggaatacaagtacaattcgatcgagacttatttcctgctcgataacacttttacaatttacaccgaaattgtaaaacacactttaattctaacacttaggctttcttagaacaacacggtcttatcacttgtagaataaatgctcttagagttTCTCACTTGTCCACTGTGTCGCTTGTTTTCTCAAATgtatgtcccacatttactcttcttcaactgcccccttttataggtgaaatatgccaacggtcatatttcactaccttgaatctgatttgCTGAGCAatgtgcagtgattcagtgtttcagagattcagacctgcggtcgtttcctcagaccttatggtcaacctcagacctgatgTTCTGTTTCAGAcatggcggtctgttcttccggtatgtaagataagtctgccgggtttgtcttttacttgatgtaggcactgtttgttggacagttgtctgtacttggaagatcttctttctggtttatcccgaagtggaaagatccgatagtactgtcttctgcagcctacagtctttcctcagacttgcatgaatatggaagtgttcagtctgttcctttggtatcgttctcaacagatacccgaattgtcttcttgttctGGTCGGCCATTTGTCTTCACCgaatggcttttggtatgagtgatgtgaCCGGACTTCTTCCAGTTATTTCTCtgccttgtggatgatcggctgtttgatgattctggttttaagctttggccgatcctttctttgtgcggtcacgttccgaatactcttggtcggtttactagcttgaccggttagttttctttagccggtggTTCCGGTttggttccttgttcctgcatggaaagtttatttaagttaggtttatttgaaccggtctgattttatctaacaatttctccctttttgattattttatttaaaattatcaaaatcatgtaagtttgcaaccgtaggccggttgttttgtttgtccggatttttgaaaatgacttaggagaaattttcgaaaatttttgagaaattttttggaagaatctttatcttttatcttatcaatttctccatttttgattattttatttaaaattatcaaaactaagtagaaatgcaaaagatgGCTGGTTTCAAaagtaactttatatatatataaataaccgAAAGggacaaacaaaaaatatatataaaaacgcTAAGGCAATAAGAGAGGaaagatagtccctattcagagtccgaAAAGTCATATatgctcttctttttcttctttggtTGCTGTTGACTGGTCGGTTTGGAAGATCGTCGTTTTGTAGACCGGGACTGCAATTGTTCTTCGACTTGGTCGGCCTACTGCGATGCACTCGGGATGACCGCTTCCGTGACTTCATTGAGTAGCTCGGCAatctgaactttcttaggggcctccctctttcgctttttcggcgctgaagcggaggcggccgcctttttcttcttattttcgGCTGCGAATTCTTCCAGCCTCCGTTTTTGCCTTTCCAACCGCTCACCATCCTCCGCAGCCTGAGTAGCTGCTTTCTCAGCAAATCCTGGGAATATGGCCTCTGCCCTTTTAATTCGCGCGGCttctcttcctcttcggtaagTTTAGATGATCGCGGTGCCTCCTTCTATTTACCCgcttcggcatccagcgcatcctggacccttttagctGTTTCAGCATCGGCCGttatagccgcggcatccgcgtttACCTTTGCCCTTAGCATTTCCGCAACTTGTTCGGAAAGCGCTTTCAGTTCGGCCACGAGACCCACATttgtcttctcgagttcggagactcGATCGAGTGTAGTGCCCACCAGGTCATCACTCATTGATGTCAAccgttgatcggtctctctttcaagccggtcgAAGTCTTTCTTTAAATCTGAGGTCAAGTCCTCCAGAATTGCAGTTCGTTGAACACATTTACTGCGCTGGACCGCCTCTTCCCGCAGATCATCGCCGATTTTTGAGAACCGTTCCTGATTTCTTTCCAGAAGACACCTTGTGGCGTCGGTGAACTTGAGGGCCGAATCAAATATTCTGTTGGATCTATCCTTGAACGGCTGAACTGCGGAGTCTTCGAACTCTTGAATGCGGTTATCAATCAGTTCTGATGTGGAggcttcaagcttttgaatacggtcctcaacccattcttttgtGAAGTCTGAAgcggagacttccggttgtggagGAGGGGATTGCCCGGTGAGGTTGGGGTCGGTTCTTTCATCGGATTCCATTAATGCCGCATTCTCCTTTGGAGGTGTTGGGCAGTGTTCCAGAGCCGTGTCGATCTGGGGAGGagtatagaccggtattttCATGCGGCTACATATTGCCTCTAGCCGTtcgatttcttgaataagttcccctttggctttttcaagccttgctaacacccgcggcgctacggtgtctTCCTGTCCTATCTTTTCGAGTtcctccgtaattttccggatgtGTGTTGTTAGCTTCCGTAATTGGACCTTCGGTTTTAAGAGGCAGGTTCGGTATTGTACCTCTTGGAGTGTGTTGGAGTTTGTAAGGTTCATGATCATGTCCTCTACCTCTTCCAATCTTTGGATGCACTCCTCGtctgtgtggcccggtaggatttctctATACGGTGTGCCGTACCGGTGATTGTGCCATTCCAGGTATAGTTCTTCAATTGACTCGGCTCGCTTTTTGACGCCCTGAAGGAGTTTCCGAGatatcctatcggcctctgcttcttcggcctcctccttTTCTTTGTCGCTGTCCTCATTACCGGCTTCTTTATTACCTTCctcttcaccctcggtggtctcagggttggtgttTGGTCCGACATCATTAGGGCTCTGGGCCGGATTGTCGGCttcattgaccgttctatcatcctcGGTCCTCTCCGTGTCGGTTCTCTTAGAGAAGGAAGCcgactcctcatcttctgtttgttgcGGTGGTTCCGAGGAGGTTACTTTCtcctttcctttgctttcaGCCTTTGCTTTGGCCGGGGCAGTTTTCTtggcggctttcttctttcggcctcCTGTGGAactgggggccggctgcttcctttctaGGAATTGCCTCGATCTGATGAGGCATCGTTCTACGACAacgacgccgggaccgatgtcgAGATTTaggtgaaggaagatcttacctagaggaacggcgtatccccacgaccggtttgaatccggtttcaccatatccatgaggttgctgaacaccgctttcgcccagttgacctctcttccctccatcagaccgatcagcatcttgattttgtcttttgtgaggttgctgaagtttcctcccttCGCCAGAATCGCCCTCGCGAAGATGTCGCATatcgggatatactccggcttcAACATTTGTTTGATGCTGGATGCTTTGATCGGCTCTTTAGTTGCCGATagaatctggcaagccgcctcaaaggtgtcctgctctatttctgctgttgcatcctggccggttgtcgGAAGACGCAGGCTTTCTGCCACCAGtgcctcggtgagctctatttcagaACCGCAAACAGTCGTGGTGATTTTGTCGTtggagatggttgcggttttgaagaattcctcgaccgcatctttgtatatcacatgaggaccgccaaggaaatattccagaccggttttgacTACCCGGTCAAGAACCTCCTTTGCCTCGGACGTACCtttcagccggatttcctcgaaatccacctgagatagGAGTCTGAACAGAGCCGAATCACGTCCCATGGtagagagtttgagagagtGTGAGAGATAGCCGCTTCAGAGAGTTAGAaggcttagagagagaaagcagattcgcgtgagaatgaaataaaatgaccgaaagtcccttttatagatgcggtttggaagcccaaccgtcccatcaatattgggcgggaattttcaaAATAAGGGAGCGGCAAACCGTggtgtagacactcatttttcacacctaattttatagtttatacttttcataaatctgagtctataaaattttctcgaattcattcacggactcattgcacgatttatattaaagacgattatttttagaacaattgagtttttgaaaataattgattttggattcttaataaagttaaggtagtaatttgtctatgttacaacacttagagaagttattatacttagaatattcaaggttttatttaattaattaccttgggtatttataaaaaaaaaattaaaaataaaaaaaatatatatattttacaaaatatatattagcgtttttataaaatttcgttagttatattttgtttgttagattagttagattaaactttgaaatttgatttcttgaataagttagtttgcattttatttatttaattagaattgttccttataaataggaataattaaaaataaaattgtttatttttgtttttaacaaaatctttttttttgtaggatgaagggtgtgtaaagggataacgtgcaaaaataagaagataacggtgtctacacaataatgagaagcatcctaggtcaaagaaggaaaaaagagattgctaaaataaaggaagaagttgtcaaaggaagaataattcagccgttggagaagcatgaaggcttggtcatttttaattaaaaattaaaatgaccaagtattacatcatttattaaataaagattaaatcccattggattgaaaacttgatttagtgacatgtcaagtggagtggagattgctccattattttaaacatttgtaaatgtttaaaatagttttctttccaacgctcaagtttgttaaatgggcctttgggccctagagTTTCATAGCTtggcctataaatacccctcttaacaccctagcaagGGGGGAATTTTCGACCTTCAatcttcaccttcttctctctctttacaCATTAGGCTGCCGAATTAGACCCTACTTTTCTAAAAAACCTAAGCAAGAGCACCAACTAGATTTGTTGAGTCACAAGTCTCTTGAttagggttttcatttttttgcaaGGATATAAAGAGTAACCCTTTGTAAgctttttttcctttcttttgtttatttaaatttgaatttgaattttactttcatttgatttttattttctttattgttttgataggcgtgtaagttttatttatgtacttaatcatgtaaataagtagaatagaaataacatgtaaataaataaataaaaaagcagaaaaagttttcaaaaacactaccaaaataaaaaaatgtaaaatttgccttattttgtatagttttttttttttttttttttttttttttttattcttttaagtaaCTAGATCTaaggttattttttattttattttatttattttataatccttAGTATTAAGATTTAGTATGGTAGGAtccaaaatgtctaaaatgtaaagtataataatattttttttaagggccaaaattgttaaagtagagactgttttttaacaggcatgtgagacatagcgccaaaagccctttttcacgtgtaaccaagcaccgaacctttaaagaatttctttttcaaaggcgttattgttttacatgccaaataatttattttcctagttttataaaaatttaggtggcgactctttggtcacaaactggtttttaaacaattcaccaatttgattttatttcaattttgtttaagagatttttatatgttatatttatttcttaaaagtcaagaaaatcatttttggggcaaacgtttttaaacgcgtacagtcttctggcgactctgctggggacattttgatgcttaacttgaaaaaacaattttggccaatttaaaaaatatattttacactttAATGTTATTCCCagggaaaaaataatttgttttcttaatgtgCATGAGCTCTGGGGCTCCGATGTGAAGATAGTATAAGGTATACGTCATTGGACGAAGCCTatacatctatattttatgtgctaagggtagtcaatgtgaatgacaccctcaaccctaTGCCTTGAAGacttttgtgtgatttgagagttgagaaaaacaacaggaaaaaacccggattaaccctctcttcttttcaaatatcccctactattgaaaatgagggattttgaaatagaggtgagggggatgtccaattgagagctccccttacatcgagagatcccttttgggatagtatccttgtcggtggaacaactctctcttaagccatttccaactttagaacaaaaatccaaaaagccaattctaccaagccgttgcctcgtctcgtcctgtcgagcaacaaagccacgtcacgaagccctttacttgattactatatatgataaatacatgtatgcatatagatatttctaggcgctcagtttatccattcaaagttttaaaaaatccCATGAAACATATGAACAATTCCGAAATTTTGAGGATAAACCTAATAACTTTAAAAgagtaaaatcgaggaaacTTAGAAAAGTTAAAAGAGGAATCTAACCTAACGAGTTCTTGTCTTTGTGTCTTTAATACATAGGTTACAATGTCGATGTTAGATGGAAGACAAGTGAACCAATGGGCTAGGAAATTCGAAACGGGAAGGCTCCAATGTAGTGTCTATGGTTTGAATAAGATCCTTCGCCTATGGAACACACGATCTCATCCTGGTTTGCTACTTGAAATGCGCAGAAGATGGAGTCCGGTTACTAGAACGTTTCACCTAGGCTCAAGACAGATATGCCCTACAGTTGAAGAATTCCGAGCTATTCTTATGGTCAGATCCGATCCTATCCTAGTGTTGAAACCCCTTTCAGAGTCAGTATATTTGAAGAAAGTCATGAGGGAGGAATTCGATTACGAAAAGGCTGATGTAGATCTAATACTAAAGAACAACGTCATCGACTTCCAAAAGTGGCACAAGCTGGTTATGAGAAACGACGAAATTCCGGACACACCCAATGTCCATCTAATTGTGATGACAGTACTCATAGCCCACTATCTTTTGGCTCCAAGCGACGGAAGACCATCCTCAAAAACATTCGAAGTTGCTCACACATTAAGAATAGAAGCTTACGATATCTCGGGTTTGGTCCTCGCGGAAACATTGTTAGGCCTTAATGAACCATTCCAAAATCGAATGTCCGAACGAGGAGCACCCATGGTACTTTGCATTTGGATCCTCGAGAAGATTGAAGCGCTCTCTCCAATTCCTACACCCATCATTTTCAGTCCGGATATTCAAAGGACGCGACTCGAGGCGATTAGAATCCCAGTGGAGGTTAGAGACAACATGCATATTAGAGACTTAATGCCTTGGTATGGAATAGGTAAGATGATCTACTCAATGGGGGAGCATCCAATTATTGTGTTGTGCGGATTAAATCAAACAGTGTCATATTACACGCCTCCTCTTTTCAGACAATTTGGCCTAAGAAAATCCGAACCATTTAAAGGAACGTTGTCACCCATCGACAGACCCATCGACTTCAAATTTTACCAAGCATACTTTGAGAAGTGGACTAAAGCATCAAAGCGCAAGATCCCTTCAGAGAGGAAAGAGCTTCTCTTAGAATCAAAGAATCATCTGAGAGAAGGAAAAGGTCAAGGCAAGAAGACTAAGGAAGACGGATACCGGATTATTTTAGTTTTCCTTCATGTATTTTCCTATTGTTAGACTAGATTTTATTTTGCTAGATTAGATTTGCTTTTGAGTATGTAACGTGAGGACGAGGGGTGGTTTGTTTGCGATTGtgagtttgtgattttatccataacacttaggatcttaataaaataactcattctatTTTACCCATCCTTTTCTGAATGTCATACAatgtgaatgggtaaattgagcgtctattgCGTTTTAGGGATTAAATGCATACGAGCAGCGCATCGCTTGTCTTATCTTAATAAAGGGTCCAAACTCATTATACCCCCTTTTGAATACAGATATTTAATCTATGGCAACCTCGCGTGATCCAATCACAGGTCGTTACTCTGTACGTGACCCAGTTACCGGACGTTACGCAAGAGCTATGTCTGATTCGGAGGAGCAACCCACACCAGGACGAAGGACAAGTCACTTTACTAGCATCCAAGCAGAATCTATGGCAACCAAAGATGATTTGAAAGCTTTAGAACACAAGATAACACTTCTAATGGCACAAGTGGAAGCGATGGTTCCTCCTAATGATCCACGACCCCATCCCTCTAATCTGAATTCCTCTAAACCAACCATTCCAAATCCTGAGAATGATGAAGGAGTGAAGGCAGAAGAATGGTATGACTCTGATGAAGAAGCTAAGGCAGATGCAGATAGACAGTTAGCATGGATCACCCAGATCAATAAAGGAAAGGCGCTAATAGAAGAGCGTGACGCTGAGTTTAAAGAGGTCAACGAAAGAGCAAGAGCTGGTGCAAAAATGAGAAGAGATAATTGGGCACCTCGGTCCATTGATGGACAAAATGGTTCAATATCTGATGTTATTCTCGACCAAGTAGAGGAAATGAACAACATGAAGAAGATACAAGCTGAAATCTTGAAGAAGTTAAGTGAACCAACTGCTAGAGGGACCTCTAGGGCCATGGAATCTTGGAGGTATAGTATGGAAGCTGCGAAAAACGCTTCCATACCTCTCGGACTGAAATTGCCAAATCTCCCAAAATACTCAGGAAAGAAGGATCCTGCGACCTTCATGAACGAATATGTCTTGAATATGATGCCACACAATCTAGGAGAAATCACGATGACTCAATTATTTCCTAGATACTTGGCAGATACAGCTCTAGAGTGGCATACACGCCAGAATATTGCAAAATACCAGACTATAGAGGAATTGGCCAAGGAATTCATTAGTCGGTTCGCTATGTTTGTCAAGGTTGACAAACCTGAGCGAAAGCTACGTCAGATCCTCCAAGGGGCAAACGAAACTTTTGAAAGCTACGCGAATAGATGGAAAGAAGTCGCCTCTGAATTAGATGAACTACCTAGTGAGCAGGCCCAAGTCGACATGCTTTACGTTAACATGAACGTACAGTATACAAAGAAACTGTCAGGTGCAAAATACCGCTTCTTGGAAGACTTAACTAGTGCTGGTGAGGGGTATGATGATGCTCTTAGAAAGGAAGCCGAAGAAGGGAAAAAGCCATACTCAGCGCCCCCCAGGTATAATCCGCGGAAGAAGGAAGAAATTAGCCATGTTGCCAACATCTGGGAGGAAAAGAATGATGGAGCAGCGCGTCCCTCAAAACAATCCTTTCCCTAAAAACAAATGTTTCCACCAAGACAGGTTCACACACCACTTCAAACGGGAACTAGTAGTACTAAGCCTCCTCGCAGGACATTCGTTGATCTGGGAATGTCGACATCCAAGGCTCTAGAAGTGCTGTTACCAAGAAAGATCATTCAAGTGTTGACCCCTCAACCAGGGAGAGAAATAATGGGAAGACATACCAATGAGT is part of the Impatiens glandulifera chromosome 1, dImpGla2.1, whole genome shotgun sequence genome and encodes:
- the LOC124927577 gene encoding titin homolog, which produces MGRDSALFRLLSQVDFEEIRLKERKQPAPSSTGGRKKKAAKKTAPAKAKAESKGKEKVTSSEPPQQTEDEESASFSKRTDTERTEDDRTVNEADNPAQSPNDVGPNTNPETTEGEEEGNKEAGNEDSDKEKEEAEEAEADRISRKLLQGVKKRAESIEELYLEWHNHRYGTPYREILPGHTDEECIQRLEEVEDMIMNLTNSNTLQEIDTALEHCPTPPKENAALMESDERTDPNLTGQSPPPQPEVSASDFTKEWVEDRIQKLEASTSELIDNRIQEFEDSAVQPFKDRSNRIFDSALKFTDATRCLLERNQERFSKIGDDLREEAVQRSKCVQRTAILEDLTSDLKKDFDRLERETDQRLTSMSDDLVGTTLDRVSELEKTNVGLVAELKALSEQVAEMLRAKVNADAAAITADAETAKRVQDALDAEAGK